The Lathyrus oleraceus cultivar Zhongwan6 chromosome 5, CAAS_Psat_ZW6_1.0, whole genome shotgun sequence genome includes the window CCAAGAAAAATTAAACTTTCAAAAACTACCATCAAATGACCAAAATATATACATTgtcaataaaaataataatttgaGTTGGTACTCTCTAAATATCAACAACTCAAATATCCAACAGAACCATCCATAAAAAGGTAATTTTAATTGCAAACCCATGTTTTAATCCAAGCATGCAAACTAACTAGAACATGAAACCAAAATCAACAATGTTATAACATCGTTTGATAACATTTAGTAAAAGATAAAACATCTCACATGTATAAACAGATAAATAAAACTTATAAAAAACACTTGTTTAATTGGTTATATATAGATGATTATGATCGAACTGAGCCCAAGATCAATGCAGATGAAGACAGTTTGTTGGTGTTATAATTGATGGTTCACTAGTACCGAAATTATAGGAACAAGTTCCAAAAGTAAAGGCAGGACAAGGAAAAATTATAATTGATTTCTATTAAGGTTGAATTCTTACATATACCATCATACCCAATAATTCATTTGAACCCATTACACTTACACCAAAAACACCCCTAAAATTCGCTTTTATTAAAaataatcaatttaaaaattagCTATAAACCCATTACATCTACACCAAAACACCATAAAACTCTGTTattaaaaagaataaaaaaaaatagTCCTGGTTCCCAACAATAACAAAGATAAGAGAAAAATAAAGAACGATAatattagaaatttaaattttaaaatttgaaacaaagttttaaaattagggtttggggAAGAAGAAAATGAATAAGAGAAACATTGATGAAGAACTAGCGAGGAGAGAGAAGAATAACTTACCCATTTGTAAAAAGAGAGACAAAATATTTTGTGTTGTGCTGGGTGCGATAGCCAAACAAAAGAACATTGAGCGACAAGCATAGAGAGAAAGAAACTCGGAGCGCTTGGAGTTCCATGTCAGACAAAAGAGGATTCATGTTTTTCTAttctttgttgtttttattttatattttctACTATTATTTTTCTTGCTGTAATTTTTAAGAGTAACTTTTATACAATATTATGTTATCATTAGTTTTCTTCTTTTAACTTTTAATAATTTATATTCTTTGTTAATAGTGTATAATTTTAAATATTGTAATAACTTTTGTTTAAGAAATTTTTTGTGTATGGATGCAAAATGAGTGAGACGTCAAAAATATTGATTAACTATATCTAAAGTTTACACATCGTGGGTAGTTACCTACAATAGTTACACACAACTCAGTGAGTTGTGCGTAACGTTTAAACGATATTTAATTGATACAATCTTATTTATTCATGAATTATCGACGGCTAAATCATGTGTAACTAGAATTTTCCGATGACAAAATGGTTGTCAATAATGTTTGTGGGTAATATCAGTTTTTCTTGTAGTGTAATTGTTGAAGACGAAGAAGTGAATTCAAGAATCTTGGAAGAATCTTTAGTAACTTCATCTAGGATTTCTTTTGACTACGGAAGAAAATTTAATTATGAAAGTCTCTTTTGAAAGAACAATTTCAGTAGATGAACGATCCTAAAAAGATTCATCATCTCTTAATATAGAAACTGCATAAAGAAGAATATACGAAGAAGATGCGGAGGTTTCATCCAGTGGAATATTTGAAAGAAGAAGTTAGGAAGAAGTCTCAACAAGTATTATCTTTAGACACTCAAAATAATGGAAAAAGCTAGAAGAATCAATATTTGAAAGAAGAAGTCCCAACAAGTATTATCTTTAGACACTCAAAATAATGGAAAAAGCTAGAAGAATCAACTTCGGTTAGAATCTTCGAAGATCCTTCCAGTAAcaaagatatatatatatatNNNNNNNNNNNNNNNNNNNNNNNNNNNNNNNNNNNNNNNNNNNNNNNNNNNNNNNNNNNNNNNNNNNNNNNNNNNNNNNNNNNNNNNNNNNNNNNNNNNNNNNNNNNNNNNNNNNNNNNNNNNNNNNNNNNNNNNNNNNNNNNNNNNNNNNNNNNNNNNNNNNNNNNNNNNNNNNNNNNNNNNNNNNNNNNNNNNNNNNNNNNNNNNNNNNNNNNNNNNNNNNNNNNNNNNNNNNNNNNNNNNNNNNNNNNNNNNNNNNNNNNNNNNNNNNNNNNNNNNNNNNNNNNNNNNNNNNNNNNNNNNNNNNNNNNNNNNNNNNNNNNNNNNNNNNNNNNNNNNNNNNNNNNNNNNNNNNNNNNNNNNNNNNNNNNNNNNNNNNNNNNNNNNNNNNNNNNNNNNNNNNNNNNNNNNNNNNNNNNNNNNNNNNNNNNNNNNNNNNNNNNNNNNNNNNNNNNNNNNNNNNNNNNNNNNNNNNNNNNNNNNNNNNNNNNNNNNNNNNNNNNNNNNNNNNNNNNNNNNNNNNNNNNNNNNNNNNNNNNNNNNNNNNNNNNNNNNNNNNNNNNNNNNNNNNNNNNNNNNNNNNNNNNNNNNNNNNNNNNNNNNNNNNNNNNNNNNNNNNNNNNNNNNNNNNNNNNNNNNNNNNNNNNGTCATACAAATATGTAGTTACTTTTTTCTAGGATATATGATTAAACTTTGAACTATTCCTTTTCTTTTGAACTAttccttttcttttcttaatGCCTAGCATAGTAGTACAAACAGTTTTTGTACTTGTAAATCATTTTGTATTAGcatagatttttttttttttaaataataatttaaattaGCTACTTGCTTTGCTTTCCATTTTGACATATAAATGTGAGATGTAAGTGTGACTATACTAGATGGCTTTATATACCAATATTAGAATCCCAGAATTTTTTAGCGTATTTACCACTTTCACATGGTATTAGTATGGaagttttttttaattaaatgGTAAATGCCCCATTTGTTGAGATATACATTTCAATGTTTTTTTAACATTCTTTAGAAAATCGAAAATGGAAGAGATCACCATATATATCAAGAATTAATCAATTGAGAGTTGATCAGTTGAGAATAGTAGAAAATAAGCTTAGGCATGTGTTAAAATTGAAACTTCTATCTACCAATACACATGTATATAAATGTATCTGTGTCTTCAGAAATAATATGAGTTGTAATATATGTTTTGTTTCTGaataaatttatattttaaaaagtATTTATTTGATTATGTTCTTTTCTAAATAATGATATTTGTGCCGGTTTAAACTTCCACTATTTTCAATAAAACCCCTCAATTTTAAACcataattaaaacaacaattaGAGCATAGTTTATTTCTAAATCGTCACTATTAACCTAGTCTTTATGAAGTTTTTTAAAATTTCGTTTTTGTTATTTGTGGCGGTTTAAACAACCACAATCCTTCAAATTTAGTCGTCGTAATTAATGCATTATTTTTGTTGTGGATGTATAATTTTGGTATATATGTTTTGTTTCATAAATGTGTAATTCAGTTtcaaaaaatataatttaatttttgtttaaaaaaaatactCATTATAAAgaaaattttataaaattaaaaaaaaaatgatGTTTTTTAAAAAAAGGGACTTCCTTTGGGTTGGAACTGTCAACCGATGTTAACACCTATTACCTCGGGTAATAGAAGCTATTGAGAGAAAAAGTTGAGTTTTTCACCTCAATTTTAAGTACAACAAAGAGTAAAAGTGGGGCGCTTTTAActttgaaaatacaaaaatattgtTCTTGATAATCGAACTCATGGCCAGTGAAATTTTTTCTTTTGGTTGGCACATCCAATCGAGTGAAAAAGTCGCGCGCTTTCCAATTTTTTCCTAGGCCATTGGTCAGAGGTGAAAAATTTCATCCAACCGATGTAGAATTCTTTTTTCAAACGATGTAAAAGCCCTTTTTAATAGTAGTTTTTTAAATAGAAAATCAAAAACtatatattaataaaaataaagtGAACTAAAACATATAAATTACACCAAACAGAAACACCCTATGCCAAAAATAAAATTGCACAAAGAGGGAAACCCAACTAAATGGAGAAACACCAAACCAAAGAACCAACCACCCATCAAACCACAACCACTAATAGGAAAAAACCAACCACTCAACGAATTGATCTAAACACCAAGCACATAAGACCTCTGGAGTGAGCAAGCTGAAAGAAGGAGAACCCAAACACCTAAAAAAATAAAAGGAGAATAATTGACAATCCAACGCACTCTTGAAAACCCAACCACTCGAGCGAGTCTCGCTCCTAATCATGTATATGATGAACACAGGTTTTGCCACCCTCTTTGAGGGTGACATTTATCATGGGTCAGCCTCTTTTTGCCCACCATGGATAAGTGATGTTTTTAGCCattaatatattattatttaaatttGATGGTTGAGATCTATTATCGGTTATCTATTAATTATTTATTATCAGGTTTTAATTTTTAactatttattatattttatattaaataatatatttatttaatctaaaaaattaattttattattttatgtTCATCTTTTTTCATCTTCAAACATTCatctttttcatcttcttcatcttcaaacATTAATCTTCTTCATCTAAATTCCATTGAAAAACACAATAAATTATAAcataaaaaaaatctcaaatatgTCAATATTAATCTTCTAAAAATCTAGATTTCAATCTTAGATATGCAACCATATGAATGTGTGTTGAAATTTTATAGTTGAAATTTTGGGTCTGAGATTCATCTTCAAAAATGTAGATTCACCATCATTTTCAAACTCAGATTCACCTGCATCTTCATCTTCCATCATCTCTAAAAGCCCAAATTCACCAACATCTTTATCTTTTATCATCTCTAAAAACTCAAAATCATTTGTATCATCTTCACTATTTTTTGGTTAATTTTTCCAATTTTAGGAAAAAATTATATGGTTGGTTTAAAACAACGAGTATTGATTAAAtgaaaaaatttgaaaaaaataattataattaattaatattattattttaacATGACCTGATTAACCACTGATGTATGTAAAAAAGACTCTGTTTTTTTATGGTTGGCAAAAAGTTGCTTGTCTAGGCCAAGCGCCACATCTTCTAGGGGTTCGATTGAACCTCTGAACTGGAAAATAAAAACCTGAAGTTTCAATATACATTGTAGACCAAGGTTCTGGTTCCACCACCAATTATAAATATGATTATAGATTGTTTTTATAAATTCAACTCAACAAATTTACAAAAACTATATCAATAGATTAGCTCAAATAAATAAATTTGTACATACTTTAACAAAAGTATCTTTATGGAATAATTGTTGTAAATGATTTTACTTTTAAGTTATTTCATAAATCAAGATCATTTATGAAGGTTCGAAATTCATTATCTCATATTTCCATTTGAATCCATAAATATTCCTAATGATATAGacttttattatattatttaataatgtacATAATGACTGAATCCTTATTTATATTAATATCATAATATTTATATAAAAACTGCTACATTAAGTTGCATTTCATTTTCCTCCATTCTTCTTCCTAATGAACTCAGCTTTAGTTGCCTCTTTGGATAATCTCATCTGCTCCAGTGTATTGATCATCGAATCCATCTCAACTGAATAATTTCAACAAATCACAAACAAAATTTTAACttcaatttatttttaaacagTAAGTTATTATAATGTTTATTAAGGAAAAGGGATAACAAATTACCATTTACGACCTCCCCATTTGAATTGACTTGAGATAATGTTTCTTCCAAAGTGTTAATTTTAGACTTAATAACAGAATTAAAGTTTGTGTAAACCTTAGACATTGGAACTTCTTTACATATTATATCCTGCATAGTTAAAGAGTTATTAGCACAATagaaaatttaaaattttgagaAATAAACAAATATGGATGAAATATCATGAGATGAGATTACAGATAGTGTATTTTTTTTGTCTTCCAGATTTTCGATATGACATTTCTTTTTCTCTCGATGGGTTTTGGAGTATCCTCGATTTAGTAAACGTCTACAAGCCAGAAAAAACGTAGATTATAAAAAAAAATGAGTGTGCATGCAAAAACCTTTGAATGATATTAAAAATTTGCCCCATACTTACCTTCTAGTCTCACGATCTAGAGTTAGATCATCTCCATGAGGATTTGGGACTTCATATTCAGCAGCAGGCAAACAGACATTAGTCACATTTTCATGTTGTGGCAACCTTTGATTATCCATTATGTTAGAGCTTGATGATCCTTCCATGATTTCTTCAAAGCAcctataaaaacaataaaatgAAAGAAATTAAATCTCAATTTTAGAATTCAGAAAAACATTATTGTCTTAGGCTTGCTAGATTTTGATGATCTATATGTACTTACAATA containing:
- the LOC127078435 gene encoding uncharacterized protein LOC127078435; this translates as MEGSSSSNIMDNQRLPQHENVTNVCLPAAEYEVPNPHGDDLTLDRETRRRLLNRGYSKTHREKKKCHIENLEDKKNTLSDIICKEVPMSKVYTNFNSVIKSKINTLEETLSQVNSNGEVVNVEMDSMINTLEQMRLSKEATKAEFIRKKNGGK